The window ATTCCATGAGGCCCGCAATGGTAAAGAGAATTCCTTTGGGAACAGCACGCGGAATATTCAGTTTCAACTCCGGATAAAGGGTATTGGCAAGAATGGTTGTATCGGTAATTGTCATACATTTTTCATTGGCCAGAATATAACGTTCACCGGAACGCCCTTTTTCCGCTGCCAGATAGCAGCCTTCTGCAACATCTTTCACATCAATCCAGTTCAGGGTAATTTTTGTATCCACAGGAATTTTTCTGTTCAAAATTAATTTGAGAACTCCATAAGAAACATTTAGCGGTAAAAATGCTTTACTGCCAATCATGGCAGAAGGCATCACGGAAACAAGTTCTATACCCCTTTTTTCTGCCAGATCAAAAGCCAGCTTCTCTCCGTCATTCTTAGAATTATAATACATATCTCTACGATCCGGATTGTAACCGTTACTTTCTCTGGCCGGTAATATTGTATAATCCAGTGCTGCAATAGAGCTTACATACACTATTTTCTTTACACCTGCTTCTGCAGCTGCTTCGATGGTATTCCGGGTACCGTTGATATTCACGTCATAGATTTCTTTTTGGGGATCCTTAGCCCATAATTTAAAAGATGCGCCTACCGCGTAAAATGTTTCCACCCCCCGAAGGGCTTTTACAAAAGAGGCCTTGTCAGTAATATCTGCCTGTACCACCTCACAATCCAATCCTTCAAAAGGTTTTATATTTTTTGTATTTCTTACGGCAGCCCGTACGGGAATTCCCTGATTCAGTAAAAATCTCACTAAATTATTTCCCAGATGTCCATTAGCTCCTGAAACAAGGCTCAGATTATTTTTTGTCATTGCATTCATTTTAATGCAGCAAAGTTCATCTTCCCAAGACCGGAACCACTTGACTTTTGTTAGTTAATTATTTTTCTCCGGATTCTGCTCAAGCTTTCCGGTTTCATTCCTAAAAATGAAGCAATGTACCGGATAGGAACATTTTGAATAATTTCAGGGTAATCCTTTAGCAGTTTAAGGTAACGTTGTTCGGCATTCAAAACAGATAATTCTCTGGAACGTTGTTCATTATAGGCAATCGACTGTTGAAAAACCGAAATACTAAAAT of the Chryseobacterium aureum genome contains:
- a CDS encoding NAD-dependent epimerase/dehydratase family protein: MTKNNLSLVSGANGHLGNNLVRFLLNQGIPVRAAVRNTKNIKPFEGLDCEVVQADITDKASFVKALRGVETFYAVGASFKLWAKDPQKEIYDVNINGTRNTIEAAAEAGVKKIVYVSSIAALDYTILPARESNGYNPDRRDMYYNSKNDGEKLAFDLAEKRGIELVSVMPSAMIGSKAFLPLNVSYGVLKLILNRKIPVDTKITLNWIDVKDVAEGCYLAAEKGRSGERYILANEKCMTITDTTILANTLYPELKLNIPRAVPKGILFTIAGLMEFTSKLSGKPPVLTRKDIAMFSGLQQDFDISKARTELGFNPRSPEEAVKDALDYLMKNPEMLIEA